Proteins encoded within one genomic window of Haematobia irritans isolate KBUSLIRL chromosome 5, ASM5000362v1, whole genome shotgun sequence:
- the LOC142237467 gene encoding uncharacterized protein LOC142237467, with protein MSSVWTTTTSGLETNGSTRPHSAEGTQNKTPPIQQRNQLSKSSAGTNHQLSSGNGGGGSSLPNILSFTNTPLTTAPTTSSNSHGVTALQHSNNSAIHIGVAVGAASTVASSILAHSGFHNNSSNNSLNGGGGANANNHNNNNTNNNNNNNNNSYSTYHRQSLSQSQILSYSPPNPNKH; from the exons ATGTCGTCTGTGTGGACCACAACAACCTCGGGCTTAGAGACTAACGGATCAACTAGACCACACTCGGCAGAGGGAACTCAAAATAAAACTCCTCCAATACAACAACGAAATCAATTGTCCAAATCGTCAGCTGGCACCAATCATCAATTGAGTAGTGGCAACGGTGGCGGTGGCAGTagtcttccaaacatattgagTTTCACCAATACGCCATTGACAACAGCGCCAACAACAAGTTCTAATAGTCACGGTGTTACGGCTCTACAACATTCCAACAATAGCGCCATTCATATCGGTGTTGCTGTTGGAGCTGCATCAACAGTTGCCTCTTCAATTCTAGCTCACAGTGGATTTCATAACAATAGCAGCAATAATAGTCTAAACGGAGGTGGTGGAGCTAACGCCAATAaccataacaacaacaacaccaacaacaataataataataacaacaacagttACAGTACTTACCATCGTCAGAGTTTATCTCAATCCCAGATACTTAGCTATTCACCGCCGAATCCAAATAAG caTTAA